A single region of the Populus nigra chromosome 2, ddPopNigr1.1, whole genome shotgun sequence genome encodes:
- the LOC133681986 gene encoding subtilisin-like protease SBT3: MHMATRGEFLLYKLWICFITILHFTGTLSQTDNYIVHMDLSAMPKPFSGQHHWYLSTLASVFDVSDSSTARASPATYLTASSKLLYSYTHVINGFSASLTPSELEALKKSPGFISSIKDLPVKHDTTHSTKFLGLAPQSPAWKASNLGDGIIIGLVDSGVWPESESYNDHGMSEIPKRWKGGCQSGAQFNSSTCNKKLIGARFFNKGLIANNPNITISVNSTRDTDGHGTHTSSTAAGNYVEGASYFGYAKGTANGVAPRAHVAMYKALWDDHAYTTDVIAAIDQAISDGVDVLSLSLGFGGVPLNEDPLALATFAATEKNVFVSTSAGNDGPFYETLHNGIPWVLTVAAGTLDREFDAVLTLGNGISITGSSFYLGSSSFSEVPLVFMDRCDSELIKTGPKMVVCQGAYESNDLSDQVENVRSAGVTAGVFITNFTDTEEFIGDRFPVVIVNLKDGKTIIDYIKSSNSPQANVEFRKTNLGIKSAPRVASKSSRGPSSSCPLVLKPDIMAPGALILAAWPQNVSVDLNDSQPIFSNFNILSGTSMACPHAAGVAALLREVHPDWSPAAIRSAMMTTADITDNTMEPIKDIGSGNRINPASPLAMGAGQVNPNKALDPGLIYDANSTDYVRLLCATNFTEKQIQVITRSSSTDCSNPSSDLNYPSFIAYFNERFSPSNLTTVREFHRTVTNVGEGISTYTVSVTPMSGLKVNVMPDKLEFKTKYEKLSYKLTIEGPALLDEAVTFGYLNWADAGGKHVVRSPIVATSLIPDDPDDEEIKGF, translated from the coding sequence ATGCACATGGCTACTCGTGGCGAGTTTCTCTTGTATAAGTTGTGGATTTGCTTTATCACTATCCTGCATTTCACTGGAACATTATCACAAACCGACAATTATATTGTTCACATGGATTTATCGGCGATGCCCAAGCCCTTTTCAGGCCAGCATCATTGGTACCTGTCCACTCTTGCTTCTGTATTTGATGTCTCTGATAGTAGCACCGCCAGGGCCAGTCCTGCCACTTATTTGACTGCCTCTTCTAAACTTCTTTATAGTTACACTCATGTTATCAATGGTTTTAGTGCTAGCCTCACTCCATCTGAGCTGGAGGCTTTAAAAAAATCTCCGGGCTTCATTTCTTCCATTAAAGACTTGCCTGTTAAGCATGATACAACTCATTCAACCAAATTTCTTGGCCTTGCACCTCAGTCCCCAGCATGGAAGGCGTCAAATCTTGGTGACGGTATAATTATTGGATTGGTGGACTCAGGTGTTTGGCCAGAAAGCGAGAGTTACAATGACCATGGAATGTCTGAAATTCCAAAAAGATGGAAAGGAGGGTGTCAAAGTGGAGCTCAGTTCAACTCCTCAACGTGCAACAAAAAGCTCATTGGAGCTCGATTTTTCAACAAAGGCCTAATTGCAAATAATCCCAACATCACAATATCTGTGAATTCGACGCGTGACACGGATGGCCATGGGACACACACATCTAGCACGGCTGCTGGAAATTACGTGGAAGGTGCATCATACTTTGGCTATGCCAAAGGAACTGCTAATGGAGTGGCTCCACGGGCACATGTAGCCATGTACAAGGCTCTGTGGGATGACCATGCCTATACAACCGATGTAATTGCTGCAATTGATCAAGCAATTAGCGATGGTGTAGATGTATTATCTTTGTCATTAGGCTTTGGTGGAGTACCATTGAATGAAGATCCTCTTGCCTTGGCAACATTTGCAGCCACAGAGAAGAATGTATTCGTGTCCACTTCTGCCGGAAACGATGGGCCTTTCTATGAGACACTACATAACGGCATACCTTGGGTGTTAACAGTTGCTGCTGGTACTCTAGACCGCGAATTCGATGCAGTTTTGACACTCGGCAATGGAATTTCGATCACAGGCTCATCTTTCTATTTGGGGAGTTCATCGTTTAGCGAAGTACCGCTCGTTTTCATGGATAGATGTGACAGCGAATTGATTAAAACTGGACCGAAGATGGTGGTCTGTCAAGGTGCGTATGAGAGTAACGACTTAAGTGATCAAGTTGAAAATGTGAGAAGTGCAGGTGTTACTGCAGGCGTCTTTATAACAAATTTCACAGACACTGAAGAATTCATCGGTGATAGGTTTCCAGTTGTGATTGTTAATTTAAAGGATGGAAAAACCATCATAGATTACATCAAAAGCAGCAACAGTCCACAAGCAAACGTGGAATTTCGGAAAACAAATCTGGGGATTAAATCAGCTCCGAGAGTTGCTAGTAAAAGTTCTAGAGGACCATCCTCGAGCTGTCCATTGGTCTTGAAGCCTGACATTATGGCTCCTGGTGCACTAATCTTAGCAGCATGGCCTCAAAATGTTTCAGTGGATTTGAACGATTCGCAGCCTATTTTCAGCAATTTCAACATATTGTCAGGGACATCCATGGCTTGTCCTCATGCTGCTGGAGTGGCTGCACTCTTGAGGGAGGTACACCCTGATTGGAGTCCAGCTGCCATTCGATCAGCCATGATGACCACTGCTGATATAACGGATAACACTATGGAACCTATTAAAGACATTGGTTCTGGTAATAGAATAAATCCAGCTAGTCCTCTAGCCATGGGAGCTGGACAAGTTAACCCCAACAAAGCTCTAGACCCGGGTCTCATTTATGACGCTAATTCAACTGATTATGTGAGATTACTTTGTGCCACAAACTTCACCgaaaaacaaatccaagttaTCACAAGATCATCTTCTACCGATTGTTCCAACCCATCCAGTGACCTCAACTACCCTTCTTTTATCGCCTACTTCAACGAGAGATTTTCACCATCAAATTTGACAACTGTGCGTGAATTTCATAGGACCGTGACCAATGTTGGAGAGGGAATTTCTACTTACACAGTAAGTGTGACTCCCATGAGTGGGTTAAAAGTCAATGTCATGCCAGACAAGTTGGAGTTCAAGACCAAGTATGAGAAGCTAAGTTACAAACTGACTATTGAAGGTCCAGCACTTCTGGACGAAGCAGTCACTTTTGGTTATCTCAATTGGGCTGATGCTGGGGGTAAACATGTTGTCAGGAGTCCCATAGTGGCTACAAGTTTGATCCCAGATGATCCAGATGATGAAGAAATCAAAGGTTTTTAA
- the LOC133682334 gene encoding anthocyanidin 3-O-glucosyltransferase 2-like has product MSVCKPKNTGATANTSTMKRAQLVFVPCPGIGHLVSTVGFAKLILGRTENFLITMLVINHPYDPSVNSYVESLFATHTQIKSITIPAIAAPPVEALTEKVFTQFIRDHSPLVRDAIVNQVIANSPDPVASVIVDLFCACFIDVAKELGVPSYVFFCSDAAFYGLTVYLSEREDGGQPKFRESDLDYTIPSYANPVPYRVLPLVHRDQAYETFGALGRKYKESNGVIINTFSELESHAVNTLVARDDLPSIFTVGPLIDHKGKGLSGSEAAKRDEIMKWLDDQHENSVVFLCFGSQGAFREEQLKEIAIGLESSGQLFLWAVRKPPSPGEIMPGYYTRYDEIFPAEFLEKTKNIGRLCGWAPQVEVLAHRAVGAFVSHCGWNSTLESLWYGVPIITWPYYGEQQINAFQLVKDLGLAVELTLDFRRDCSTDFVKAEDITKAVKYMMEQGSEYRAKAKATGEIAKQVLLEGGSSYVAFGRLIEQWLGNKL; this is encoded by the coding sequence ATGTCAGTTTGCAAGCCCAAAAACACCGGAGCCACCGCCAACACCTCCACAATGAAAAGGGCACAGCTAGTATTTGTTCCTTGCCCTGGAATTGGCCACCTTGTATCCACTGTTGGCTTTGCAAAGCTCATTCTTGGAAGAACTGAAAATTTCTTGATAACCATGCTTGTCATCAACCACCCATACGATCCTAGCGTAAACAGCTATGTTGAATCCCTTTTTGCCACCCATACTCAAATCAAGTCCATTACTATTCCTGCGATTGCAGCACCACCTGTAGAAGCTTTAACTGAAAAAGTTTTTACTCAATTCATTCGTGACCACAGCCCCCTTGTAAGAGATGCTATCGTCAACCAAGTGATAGCCAACAGCCCAGATCCTGTAGCTAGTGTTATTGTTGACTTGTTCTGCGCTTGCTTTATTGATGTTGCCAAAGAACTCGGGGTTCCTTCCTATGTTTTCTTCTGTTCTGATGCTGCTTTTTATGGACTCACTGTTTACCTTTCAGAGAGAGAAGACGGGGGTCAGCCTAAGTTTAGAGAATCTGACCTTGATTATACCATTCCTTCTTACGCCAATCCAGTGCCTTATCGTGTTTTGCCACTCGTGCACAGGGATCAGGCATATGAGACGTTTGGAGCTCTTGGAAGGAAATACAAAGAGAGCAACGGTGTGATCATTAATACGTTTTCGGAGCTTGAGTCTCATGCTGTTAACACTCTTGTTGCTAGAGATGATTTACCATCAATTTTCACTGTGGGGCCATTAATTGATCACAAGGGAAAGGGCTTGTCAGGGTCTGAGGCTGCTAAACGCGATGAGATCATGAAATGGCTTGATGATCAGCATGAAAATTCAGTGGTGTTCTTGTGCTTTGGAAGTCAAGGAGCTTTTAGAGAAGAGCAGTTGAAAGAGATTGCGATTGGGCTGGAGAGCAGTGGTCAACTGTTCTTGTGGGCCGTTCGCAAGCCACCCTCACCAGGCGAGATTATGCCAGGTTATTACACTAGATATGACGAGATTTTCCCGGCGGAGTTCttggaaaagacaaaaaatattggCAGGCTCTGTGGGTGGGCACCACAAGTAGAAGTCCTGGCTCACAGAGCAGTTGGTGCTTTCGTGTCTCACTGCGGATGGAACTCAACCTTGGAGTCCTTGTGGTATGGTGTCCCTATTATAACCTGGCCCTATTATGGTGAGCAGCAGATTAATGCATTTCAGTTGGTGAAGGACTTGGGATTAGCAGTGGAGTTGACTCTGGATTTCAGGAGGGATTGTTCTACTGATTTTGTGAAGGCAGAGGATATAACAAAAGCAGTGAAATACATGATGGAACAAGGTAGTGAGTACAGAGCCAAGGCCAAAGCAACAGGTGAAATAGCCAAGCAAGTTCTGTTAGAGGGTGGATCTTCGTATGTTGCTTTTGGACGCTTGATTGAACAATGGTTAGGAAACAAGCTTTGA
- the LOC133682802 gene encoding probable serine/threonine-protein kinase At1g01540 — MSNYFLNDELSKKTSIFGLRLWVVLGICVGAAIVLLLFLISLWLTSKRNKTSNKASKPMATTSTATTKFVSSLNNNPTIPNISKEIQEIRVDPRKLNHPDPVPESELQNGEETTSPVGGGNRIHIEIGKDHRISYPERVGGLGSGSGETRSGPRSGDQAGAVIAVPEVSHLGWGHWYTLRELEESTNYFADENVIGEGGYGIVYRGLLEDNTNVAVKNLLNNRGQAEKEFKVEVEAIGRVRHKNLVRLLGYCAEGAHRMLVYEYVENGNLEQWLHGDVGPCSPLTWEIRINIIIGTAKGLTYLHEGLEPKVVHRDIKSSNILLDKQWNSKVSDFGLAKLLGSESSYVTTRVMGTFGYVAPEYASTGMLNERSDVYSFGILLMEIISGRNPVDYSRPAGEVNLVEWLKTMVTNRNAEGVLDPRLPKKPSPRALKRALLVALRCVDPNAQKRPKMGHVVHMLEADEFPFRDDRRVGREPGRSHHDVMRMDKRVSESGDSSGYESGVQTNKSLWRKKEPEEQ; from the exons ATGTCTAACTATTTCTTGAACGATGAGCTATcgaagaagacatcaatctttggTTTACGTTTATGGGTTGTGCTTGGTATTTGTGTAGGAGCTGCTatagttcttcttcttttccttatcTCTCTTTGGCTCACTTCTAAACGTAATAAGACTAGTAATAAAGCCAGTAAACCTATGGCCACCACTAGTACCGCCACCACCAAATTCGTTTCATCTCTCAACAACAACCCCACAATCCCCAACATTTCTAAAGAAATCCAGGAAATCCGGGTCGACCCGAGAAAACTTAACCACCCGGATCCAGTTCCGGAGTCGGAGCTCCAGAATGGGGAGGAGACGACTAGTCCTGTCGGTGGGGGGAATAGAATTCATATCGAGATTGGGAAGGATCATAGAATTTCGTACCCCGAGCGGGTTGGCGGTTTGGGGAGTGGGAGTGGGGAGACCCGGTCTGGGCCTCGGTCGGGTGATCAAGCGGGTGCGGTGATTGCGGTGCCAGAAGTTTCACATTTGGGGTGGGGTCATTGGTATACTCTTAGAGAGCTTGAGGAGTCTACTAATTATTTTGCTGATGAAAATGTGATTGGTGAAGGCGGGTATGGAATTGTTTACCGTGGTCTTTTGGAAGATAATACTAATGTTGCTGTCAAGAATTTGCTCAATAACAG GGGACAAGCTGAGAAGGAGTTTAAGGTCGAGGTGGAAGCAATTGGACGAGTACGGCATAAGAATTTGGTGAGGTTGCTTGGTTATTGTGCTGAAGGAGCTCATAG GATGCTTGTTTACGAGTATGTTGAGAATGGAAACTTAGAACAGTGGCTTCATGGAGATGTTGGGCCATGCAGCCCTCTGACATGGGAGATTCGTATCAATATAATAATTGGAACAGCAAAAGG gCTGACATACCTGCATGAGGGACTTGAGCCCAAGGTCGTTCATCGTGACATCAAATCGAGCAACATTTTGCTTGATAAGCAATGGAATTCTAAAGTATCTGACTTTGGCCTCGCAAAACTCTTGGGGTCAGAAAGTAGTTATGTGACAACTCGTGTAATGGGAACTTTTGG ATATGTGGCTCCAGAATATGCCAGTACTGGAATGTTGAATGAAAGAAGTGACGTGTACAGCTTTGGCATTCTTCTTATGGAAATAATTTCTGGAAGGAATCCTGTTGATTACAGCCGCCCTGCAGGAGAG GTGAACCTTGTTGAATGGCTTAAAACAATGGTCACAAATCGGAATGCAGAGGGGGTTTTGGATCCTAGGCTGCCGAAGAAGCCTTCTCCAAGGGCATTAAAGCGTGCCCTATTGGTGGCATTACGCTGTGTCGACCCAAATGCTCAAAAGAGACCGAAAATGGGGCATGTCGTACATATGCTAGAAGCAGATGAGTTCCCCTTCCGAGAT GACCGTAGAGTTGGCAGGGAACCTGGGCGCTCCCATCATGATGTCATGAGGATGGATAAGCGTGTAAGTGAATCAGGTGATAGTAGTGGGTATGAAAGTGGTGTTCAAACCAACAAGTCATTATGGAGAAAGAAAGAACCAGAAGAGCAGTGA